The sequence TGATGTGCCGGGAATCAAAAGGTTACTTCCAAAAGAATGGAGGGAATCTCGGTTTTTCAACGATATATATGAACTCGAGGGAGTACCTGTTGTTACTGTACAGCTCAGATACAATGGTTGGGTCACAGAGTTGCAAGACATTGAACTTGCCAGGTTTTTTTCCGAGAACCAAATGTTGTGAGTTAATAATGATATGATGGATTGATTTTCGTGTGGATTTTTAAGTCTTCGTTTTGCGTTGCTGAAAATTATAGGCAGTTGAAACGAGCTGTTGGTATAGATAACCTTCTCTACACTCCTGATGCTGATTTCTCGTGCTTTGCGGATCTTGCACTTGCTTCGCCTGCAGATTACTACATCGAGGGACAAGGCACTTTGCTTCAGTAAGAAAGAATAACCTCTATCTTTTTCTTGTCTACAAAAATAGCCTGTGCAGATCTCTCAGTGTCTTGAAAACTGAATTCTGTTTCGTAGGTGCGTTCTAACACCGGGAGATCCGTACATGCGAATGTCGAACGATAAGATCATAGAGAAAGTAGCGATGCAGGTAAAGAACATGGCTAAGTTCTCCAAACTCTAGATTGTTTTTGTCAGGTTGGTTGTGATTCACAAATTTTTTGTTCAGGTCACTGAGTTGTTTCCATCGTCACGGAGCCTAGAAGTCACTTGGTCATCGGTTGTAAAAATCGCTCAGTCTCTGTACCGTGAAGCACCCGGAAAAGATCCATTCAGACCCGATCAGAAGACTCCCATAAAGAATTTCTTCCTTGCTGGTTCATACACAAAGCAGGTAACCTTTACACTTCACAAGTAATCAGGCAGATCCACTATAGTCACAAATGCAAAGAAAGATTTGCCTCCAGATTCGTCTGAGAAATCCGAAAAATCAATGAGCATTTTGCTACTGGACTTGTCGCAGGATTACATAGATAGCATGGAAGGAGCGACATTATCAGGGAGACAAGCCTCGTCATACATCTGTGACGCAGGTGAAGAACTAGCAGAGCTAAACaagaagctttcttcttctgcaagtGCTGTTCCTGATGAGCTAAGTTTCGTCTAATGATGGAAAACGTTTGAAAACTAGTTCCCATGGCTAATTGATGAAAGATTTGAGAGACTGTGGGGGtacatgaagaagaaatcatatGTAGTAACCCTTCTTTATATCGTGTTCATAAGAGAAGCATTTGTATTATGACACAAATCTTTTGAAAACAAACATTCTTACAAAGTTACAACATTCGAAACAAGAGAGAACACAAAGGTTACACATTGGAACACAACAACAGAGGCAAAGATTTTCAcctttaagcttcttcttcgaTGGCTTTCTTTGCAGTTTCGAGGTCTTCGTCAAGGAAAATGTCCCAATGGCCATCCCAAGTGATAAAGAACTCAGTGTCTTCATGATACTTGACTCGGTGAACATCACCTGCCGGAGTGAATAGGTAATCGGCGTCAACGAGATCAGCTCTCTCCTTCTTGCTTAGATTCCACACagtcttcttccccttgatgACTAAAAGGTCATGGCCGAATGTGTGGTGATGCGCTGGTTCTACACTCCCCGCTTTGAACCTTACAATCGCCGACGTAGGCGTCTCTCTCATGATCTTCATCGAGCCTCCAGGCATGATGTCCACTGGAGTGAACTCTCTATTCTTGGCCAAGCAACAAATCGCGCAAGACGCGGTTGTTTCATCGACCTTTACGGTTGTTGAGTCTCTGGCGGTTGGTTTCCCGATGCGAGCCATCTCGGAGAGAGAATTGTCGAGGAAAGAAGAGATCTCTGAGCTCCACGGCTCGGATCCTGATGCAGGACAGGGGGATTTGAAAGGAGTTTTGATCCAAACGTCGAAGATTTCCACGGCGGTTTCCGGCGATGTTTTAATGCCGGAGAGTGCGAGGACGTTGCAATTGCTGATCGATCGAGCGTTCACGGCGTCTTCTACAGAGAGACACGTGGCGGCATAAACTCCCGGGAACTTGTTGGCGAACATCGCGACTCCGACGCCGGTGCCGCAGCAGACCAAACCGCGAACTTCGGAAGACGATGAAGCGGAGACGCGGCGACCGACTTCAGATCCGGCGGAGTAGTACGAAGAAACGCCGGTATCTTCCACGTCTATGCCGAGAGAACGGAGGTGAGATACCATCGCTTCCTTGAGGCTCGCTCCAAATTCGTCAGCTCCGGCGATGATTTTCAACGGTGAAGCGGCGGTGGAAGTGGAAGTAGTAGTAGCTCCGGCCATCTTTGCAGAACTTGGAAACCATAACCAGTGTGTGACAGAGAGTGACTAGAAGATTTTTTCAAGATTATCTTAAAACGGGAaattcgaagaagaaaaaaaagagacataatgttataatttcacCCCTAAAGTTATTTTAATAGAGAAAAGACTCTCAGATGAGGTActttaaatcaataaatcaaaGTTTAGGgtacatttgtttttattttctaaattctagggtacaatttaataaatcctacaaaatcctttaataaaaaaatagggGGCGGTGTTGAGAATTGCCGGCGACGAGAATTGTACCCTCACTCTCGGCTAAGTGAAATATGGCGGGAGTAGCTTGCCAGATATCTATAAGCTCGTCGTCATCGACCTTGAGGGTGAGTCAATCTATGGCGATTTGTGAATCCTCGGCTTATTTTGGTTCTATGTCAATTCTTGGATCATCGGGTTATGCAGAGGGTTGGTCATACTCATCATCGGCCACGATGCTTCTCTGGTTCGCCGGAGAAGAAAGCGCCGGCTGTTTTGAAGTGGGCAGTTGGTGGAGTCACTGAATTGCTCCGGCTATTCTCAGTAGCTTCGTCTTCGTCATCCACCCTTACAAATAAGGATAGGTAACTCTCAAAAGCTTTCAATTAGGGTTTCTTGATCCCCCTCTGTGCTCTCTTCAAGTTTGATTTAATTTGGCTACAGATCAAAGTCTGAGATCGTTGCTCGAGATGTCGACGATGTGATGGGGATTTTGAGATCAGATTATGGAACTGCCTATTTCGTCACAGGTAATATAATCTCAACATAAGCTTAAACTCATGAAGCTTTTCCATTTCACAGACTAAGCTTTGTTGCACATTTGTGAAATTGGAAACAGGTATCTTTACTTCTGCAATGTACTCTGATGATTGCATCTTCGAGGATCCCACTATCAGCTTCCAGGGTGAAGAATTACATATTCCTTCTCTGTTCAGTTAGTGTTTAAGAATCTGATCTTCatgctctctgttttttttgtttgtcaagcTTGTAAGATCAGCTATCAGATCCTAAATTTTTGATGTGAGAATTAAAGTAAATCTCTTTTTTGCAGGTACAGAGTTGTATGAACGCAACTTGAGATTACTGGTTCCCTTCCTCGAAGATGCGTCCATTGTACTGCAACATATGGAGAAGGTATATAACCTTTTGTTAGATCCTAGTCCCAGATGTTTTATGAACTCAAGAGTGTGTATTTGTTCCCTTTAATTACAGAGTGAGTCGTCTCAAAGAAACTATATACTAGCGACATGGAAGCTAAGGTATTCTGATGAACTTTTGTATACACATTGGGAAACTTGTGTGCCATCTTACTGCTCTTTTAATCTTGAACTGTGTTCAGGACTTACCTGAAACTTCCATGGAGACCATTGATATCAATAAACGGGAAAACGGTCTATGATCTGGATAGAGACTTCAAAGTATGAAGGGACTGAAACTTTCTGCTATTTTCGATTATAAGTTTATTTTCGTACTTAGTCACTTGAAAACATATGGACTAATCCAGACACTGGTTTTTGTACAAGATTGTGAGGCATGTGGAGAGCTGGAATGTCTCTGCCCTTGAAGCGATTGGACAAATATTCACCGTTAACTCTTTTCCTTCCAGTGGTTGAAGAGTCTAATCACTAAGATAATCGAACAAAGAAAAAGGCATTGCCGCACGTaacttaagaaaagaaaaaaaacagtcaaaaccatctaaaacttaaaagtgtTCAGGGGTTAAACCCTAGTCACATGATGGTGCAAGGTTGAGGGTTATCATCGCTGAAAATGTTCCAAAGAGAGTCGTGTGGTGGAAAGCCCAATTTTTCGTAGTAATCAAAGGGATAAGGAGCAGGCGGCTTCCTCGTCGCTACCTTCGGCTCCTCGTACTTTACCATCAACCTGGGTTTCTCACCTGGTGCTAACCATCCCGGCGGTCCCATCCTTGGCGGCAACGTGAAGGCTGGCATCTGCATCGCATTCGGTGGTGCAGCATACCCGAAACCTCTAAAAGTGTCACCTCCCGCTGGACAAGTTTCCGCTGCGTTGGTGGCAGTGGTGGGTGCGGGCTCAGAGGCTGGTTTCTCTTGGCCCTTTTTCTTTGCGTAACGCTTAAGCAATGAACGGAATTTGGTCGGAACCGTAGTTGGATCACGCTCGTAGGCGAGAAGTTGTGGACTTTGACCAATTTTTTCGACGGTTTTGATGAGAAGTGACGGTTGTGCGGTGCCAGAGACCAAAATAAGACCCTTCACCGGGTCTATGATAATGGCCTTAACTCCTTCAACTTTTCGTAGAAGCTTCTTGATCCGAGAAGGCAAGTCTTCAGAACACTCGAAATTCATCTTTAATATACAAATCGGAAAGTCAAGATCCATATTGCTTTCAATACTTAGAAACAACTATAGTCTTCTTTTGTCACGAAAGGGAGAGCGAAAAGGATCCTACTGCAATTCCCTAGCTAGTATAGATCGATCGATATTGAAAACGTAAACAAACCAATTGAGTTTTATAGTTTTGGACGCTTATCACACGAATTTATATCTTAGTCTAGGTTGTGTGTATCGTGCGTGATTTTATACATTAGAAGTCAATGGCAGATTTCATTTGATACGATTATggaaggaaaatatatatatatatatattcctttttttttttgacaattaaaaaaaaaatatatatatatattccttatttttgatatcatatatgtatatttgtgATATTAAAATCTATAGTTTTCCCTTAAAGTCAACGACTGATTCAATATTATggaaaccatatttttttatattattagagAGGCTCCAATATCATATagaaatgtaatatatatatatatatatatatatataaatttatttttcatttttaaatccTTGCCAAATAAATGGTCaaagttaaattttgaaataaggTCATAGTAGCAAATAGATGGAATGACCGAAATTttttaagagattgtttagaaagttttttaaaatcttcatgttttgttttttctaatcttgtaaaattttgtaaaatcctCCCAAACTCCTCTCCGCTGTCCCAGAAGACCCACGttcattatttcattttttacaaaagaacaacaaaaagtcaatcacaatctctctatttgatgaGAGTATTTACATGACTTttcttatgaaaaaaataatatagaatcataaaccaataacataatagttgaattcattaacaatccaaaattcttttgttttactacaTAAAAcgtttaatgattttataacacttttaatccaataaaactaaatttatgaaaattttagataatttttcacaaatctacaattaataacaccaaattttaagagagttttaaaaagttttgattgaatAGCAACATCTTTTAcatataacttttaaagtcattaagaGTCTATTTAactctcaaaccaataactccCTTAATCTTTTTGGTTTGGTAACTCAACTCAACCTTCTATTGTTAGAACGAACATACATTAAATCATGTGTAATATAAAGTCATCGTTGTGTTTTTCAATCAACATCATCAATAGaacccccccaaaaaaaaagatagtgaaaaattatttacagagaaaaaacaacatacaaaaaaaaatgaagagatttTTCATAGCGTTTCTTCTTGTGCTCGTATTCTTCTTCGCTGGTAAATAATCCTCTCGTTATACACGTATATTCGACATGCAATTTTGCATGTATTAAttcgtatatatttttatgttacacttctaaaaaataatattcaagaagttataattttcatatagtaTAAGTTTTGATGGGTAAGTTGTTTTTTTcgattaaatatgaaaataattaaatttgcaGAGATGAAAAGAGGGGATGGATTTAAGATACCAGTAGTACCAGAACCAACAGGAAAATGGTGTGGATACTCATTGCCGATGAAACCATGCAACGACGAAGATTGCGCTAAACGATGTATTAAGGATAACACGCATGGCTGGCTCATGGCTACCGGCATGTGCACTTCTATCCCTAGTCTAAAGGATTGTTACTGTATCCATCAGTGTCCTTAACCTTTCTTTTAGCATCcacaatgtttttcttttcttgcattttcctcTTCCAATATGACATACTGTAACCACAATACccaaatgacaaaaaaaaaaaacattttccaaTTACCAAAAAAGTACGTAATTTTAACTGGGCTTACTAGGCCCAGTTTATCCGGACAAATCAAACCGTTGCCTGAAGCCTAACCGAATAAAACGTAAACTAACTAATCATGTTTGGGTTTGATCTATTATTTATACTTCTCTGactttatagttttgttgttcCAAGGTTCTTTTCTTGACCAATGATTCGATTGAGTTGAGTGTATTCCTTNNNNNNNNNNNNNNNNNNNNNNNNNNNNNNNNNNNNNNNNNNNNNNNNNNNNNNNNNNNNNNNNNNNNNNNNNNNNNNNNNNNNNNNNNNNNNNNNNNNNNNNNNNNNNNNNNNNNNNNNNNNNNNNNNNNNNNNNNNNNNNNNNNNNNNNNNNNNNNNNNNNNNNNNNNNNNNNNNNNNNNNNNNNNNNNNNNNNNNNNNNNNNNNNNNNNNNNNNNNNNNNNNNNNNNNNNNNNNNNNNNNNNNNNNNNNNNNNNNNNNNNNNNNNNNNNNNNNNNNNNNNNNNNNNNNNNNNNNNNNNNNNNNNNNNNNNNNNNNNNNNNNNNNNNNNNNNNNNNNNNNNNNNNNNNNNNNNNNNNNNNNNNNNNNNNNNNNNNNNNNNNNNNNNNNNNNNNNNNNNNNNNNNNNNNNNNNNNNNNNNNNNNNNNNNNNNNNNNNNNNNNNNNNNNNNNNNNNNNNNNNNNNNNNNNNNNNNTTTAAACTGAGTCCAGGCTTCTAGATGTATTGGATATTTCTACACTTGAGAGACTTTGACTATTTAGATTggacatttatatattttgtatgtgaagtttttgatttttactttttttttttacagaggAAGAAACGACGCAAAATGGCAAAACTAATAAgaaatccaataaataaataaaatacatccgcaaccaataaaaatataaaatcgatCGTAATTTGTATTGATTATTAATcaaattctatttattgttaataaatatTGAATTTATTTGCTTTTACATCATCAATCGATAAATATATCGCTCGCGCGCCACCTACTAATTATGTCCAAGCCTTTCCAATCAATAATACTAATCAccattatttatgtttttgtcagctaatcttttaatatttttgacaGATTACAAACATAGTTGGATCCATATTATGCataattagtttaataatattCGTTAAGCGACAACGATGCAAATATTGTCAGTATCTTAACAAATAGtactattcaaaaaaaaaactaaattttgttttactagTAAGTAATTAATTGAGGTTAGGTGTTTGTGAACTTCTGATTGCTTTTGGGATTACCTTACTGAATCCGTACGGGCAACCACGGAATCTACAGCAAAGTAGTCAAACAAGGTCcgatttaaataattaaattaaaatatatcccttaattagttatttttatacGTATTACCAATATTGCTAAAGTTAGGTACGTTTAACTAGTTTAGG comes from Camelina sativa cultivar DH55 chromosome 19, Cs, whole genome shotgun sequence and encodes:
- the LOC104764120 gene encoding DNA-damage-repair/toleration protein DRT102; this encodes MAGATTTSTSTAASPLKIIAGADEFGASLKEAMVSHLRSLGIDVEDTGVSSYYSAGSEVGRRVSASSSSEVRGLVCCGTGVGVAMFANKFPGVYAATCLSVEDAVNARSISNCNVLALSGIKTSPETAVEIFDVWIKTPFKSPCPASGSEPWSSEISSFLDNSLSEMARIGKPTARDSTTVKVDETTASCAICCLAKNREFTPVDIMPGGSMKIMRETPTSAIVRFKAGSVEPAHHHTFGHDLLVIKGKKTVWNLSKKERADLVDADYLFTPAGDVHRVKYHEDTEFFITWDGHWDIFLDEDLETAKKAIEEEA
- the LOC104764119 gene encoding uncharacterized protein LOC104764119 isoform X2; the encoded protein is MAGVACQISISSSSSTLRRVGHTHHRPRCFSGSPEKKAPAVLKWAVGGVTELLRLFSVASSSSSTLTNKDRSKSEIVARDVDDVMGILRSDYGTAYFVTGIFTSAMYSDDCIFEDPTISFQGTELYERNLRLLVPFLEDASIVLQHMEKSESSQRNYILATWKLRTYLKLPWRPLISINGKTVYDLDRDFKIVRHVESWNVSALEAIGQIFTVNSFPSSG
- the LOC104764119 gene encoding uncharacterized protein LOC104764119 isoform X1, which gives rise to MAGVACQISISSSSSTLRRVGHTHHRPRCFSGSPEKKAPAVLKWAVGGVTELLRLFSVASSSSSTLTNKDRSKSEIVARDVDDVMGILRSDYGTAYFVTGIFTSAMYSDDCIFEDPTISFQGEELHIPSLFSTELYERNLRLLVPFLEDASIVLQHMEKSESSQRNYILATWKLRTYLKLPWRPLISINGKTVYDLDRDFKIVRHVESWNVSALEAIGQIFTVNSFPSSG
- the LOC104764118 gene encoding uncharacterized protein LOC104764118, with amino-acid sequence MDLDFPICILKMNFECSEDLPSRIKKLLRKVEGVKAIIIDPVKGLILVSGTAQPSLLIKTVEKIGQSPQLLAYERDPTTVPTKFRSLLKRYAKKKGQEKPASEPAPTTATNAAETCPAGGDTFRGFGYAAPPNAMQMPAFTLPPRMGPPGWLAPGEKPRLMVKYEEPKVATRKPPAPYPFDYYEKLGFPPHDSLWNIFSDDNPQPCTIM